From the genome of Verrucomicrobiia bacterium, one region includes:
- a CDS encoding AccI family restriction endonuclease: protein MSKLEQAHHPFEKALTVCCEDLQEILLNYPALPWLDFWLNPRRLRGSDFLMRWSQGVWSEHRLIEAVGETGKFFAIPYGPSGTAPTGSVREFELYFERLEAAGLGKVKRPDLLIFLKEDRKKVEGKIAAAGGLAELPFIPETDPRIAALLADALVAVECENSLWRGVKMPDFQTPLRPQKRLGGKLGLKKGAVLPTIIIKEEDRRPLLQWQKLRGVPIHIWHVFYDRAYGLSFDRAEKLIREKLTEATVQTFQAPGGATTKKAIYKHYYHYGYPVGISIEDPKLLPAFVEDKNGHILPYVTFSGGHLSLLPESLEQLRLLAAKRE from the coding sequence CTAACTGTTTGCTGCGAAGATTTACAGGAGATTCTTCTTAATTATCCTGCCCTCCCTTGGCTTGATTTCTGGTTGAATCCACGTCGTTTGCGCGGCAGTGATTTTCTCATGCGCTGGTCGCAAGGCGTGTGGAGCGAACATCGGTTAATTGAAGCCGTGGGGGAAACCGGAAAGTTCTTCGCTATTCCTTACGGTCCGAGCGGCACAGCACCGACTGGCAGCGTCAGAGAATTTGAACTCTACTTTGAAAGACTGGAAGCGGCTGGCCTTGGTAAGGTCAAACGCCCCGACCTCCTGATTTTCCTCAAGGAGGACAGAAAAAAAGTGGAAGGTAAAATCGCGGCGGCAGGCGGTTTGGCAGAGTTGCCCTTCATCCCTGAAACTGATCCACGCATTGCGGCCCTCCTAGCCGATGCACTTGTTGCTGTGGAGTGCGAGAACAGCCTTTGGCGCGGAGTGAAGATGCCAGACTTCCAGACACCTCTACGTCCACAAAAACGGCTTGGCGGGAAACTGGGATTAAAAAAGGGCGCGGTGCTTCCAACCATCATCATTAAAGAAGAAGACCGACGGCCATTGTTGCAATGGCAAAAGCTTCGGGGCGTTCCCATTCATATCTGGCATGTATTTTACGACCGTGCTTACGGGCTGTCCTTTGATCGCGCCGAAAAATTAATTAGAGAAAAACTGACCGAAGCTACGGTGCAAACTTTTCAAGCACCCGGCGGGGCAACAACCAAAAAAGCCATCTACAAACACTACTACCACTACGGTTATCCAGTAGGCATCAGCATTGAAGACCCGAAACTATTGCCGGCGTTTGTTGAGGACAAGAATGGTCACATTTTACCTTACGTTACGTTCAGCGGGGGTCACCTCTCCCTGCTGCCCGAATCTCTGGAGCAACTTCGTTTACTTGCGGCCAAGCGGGAATAG
- a CDS encoding SAM-dependent methyltransferase: protein MRAIQKLPANGTEREALRVKGQFWTPSWLAKVMAGWVTQDRPEVLFDPAVGPGTFFAAARDAGFTGEFQGFELHRNAFTDGWKLGLKPDDFRHVQIADFISALSPNKFSAIISNPPYIRHHRLSQEQKVQLKQLAQNHLGFSLDGRVGLHVFFLLKCLTQLAPGGRLAFLLPADVCEGISSSAFWDRICQQYRLVAAMTFADAAAPFPTVDTNAMVFLFTKERPLEDFVWLRVCERDSDAISAALNGRKATNAVSLHRRKLTEALKTGLSRPLRVQNSLGTPLSHFAKVMRGIATGDNAFFFLTRQQLRSHDLPEKFFRRAIGRTRDCPGDRLTVADLDCLDTAGRATWLLNLAADPHDKLPTVLQAYLRSGERLGLHNKSLIKTRRPWYKMEKRTPPPILFAYLGRRDCRFILNDANVVPLTGFLCVYPWDTTPSSVNKLWRALNHPNTLANLSLVSKSYGGGALKTEPRQLDQLEIPQTVLDEVGLAPLKSISQPMLFDKQHSKRTVTGRKRNCP from the coding sequence ATGCGCGCCATTCAAAAACTGCCAGCCAACGGAACTGAACGAGAAGCGTTGCGCGTGAAAGGACAATTCTGGACACCATCGTGGTTGGCAAAAGTCATGGCTGGTTGGGTAACGCAAGATCGTCCAGAGGTTCTCTTTGATCCCGCAGTCGGCCCAGGAACCTTTTTCGCAGCAGCACGGGACGCAGGATTTACCGGCGAGTTTCAAGGTTTTGAACTTCACCGCAATGCTTTTACCGATGGTTGGAAACTTGGCTTAAAGCCGGATGACTTCCGTCATGTGCAGATCGCCGATTTCATTAGTGCGCTTTCGCCAAACAAGTTTTCGGCCATCATTTCCAATCCGCCCTATATTCGCCATCATCGCCTGTCTCAAGAGCAAAAGGTTCAATTAAAACAACTGGCACAAAATCATCTTGGATTTTCACTCGATGGTCGTGTTGGTTTGCATGTTTTTTTCCTGCTCAAATGCCTGACGCAACTTGCCCCAGGTGGCCGACTGGCGTTTCTTTTACCTGCCGACGTTTGTGAGGGAATTTCATCCTCAGCTTTTTGGGATCGTATCTGTCAGCAGTACCGACTGGTCGCCGCCATGACCTTTGCAGATGCTGCCGCACCATTTCCAACTGTGGATACCAACGCGATGGTATTCCTCTTCACCAAAGAAAGGCCCTTGGAAGATTTCGTTTGGCTGCGTGTATGTGAAAGAGACAGTGACGCGATCTCCGCTGCGTTGAATGGACGCAAAGCAACAAATGCCGTCAGTCTCCATCGTCGCAAACTTACCGAGGCTTTGAAAACCGGATTGTCACGGCCGCTCCGCGTCCAAAATAGCCTCGGCACACCACTCTCCCATTTTGCCAAAGTCATGCGTGGGATTGCGACTGGCGACAACGCGTTTTTCTTCCTCACTCGCCAACAACTGCGTTCGCATGACCTGCCGGAGAAGTTTTTCCGCCGCGCCATCGGCAGAACAAGGGACTGTCCTGGCGATCGCCTGACAGTCGCAGACTTGGATTGCCTTGACACTGCTGGACGTGCAACTTGGTTGCTTAACCTTGCAGCCGATCCCCATGATAAACTCCCAACTGTATTGCAGGCCTATTTGAGAAGCGGAGAGCGATTGGGATTGCACAATAAATCTTTAATCAAAACACGGCGGCCTTGGTACAAGATGGAAAAGCGAACTCCACCACCAATCCTTTTTGCATATCTCGGACGGCGTGATTGTCGGTTTATTTTGAACGATGCAAATGTTGTTCCGCTAACAGGATTTCTTTGCGTTTACCCTTGGGACACAACTCCAAGCAGCGTGAATAAGCTTTGGCGAGCGCTCAACCATCCAAATACGCTGGCAAATTTGAGCCTCGTTTCCAAAAGCTACGGAGGCGGCGCGTTAAAGACCGAGCCAAGACAACTAGATCAGCTTGAAATTCCACAGACCGTTTTAGATGAAGTCGGTCTTGCTCCGCTTAAGTCAATCAGTCAGCCAATGCTGTTTGATAAACAGCATTCCAAAAGAACGGTAACTGGTCGAAAACGCAACTGCCCTTAA
- a CDS encoding thymidine phosphorylase: MNFLSCIESKRSGELLSSKQIQAIVAAYTAGKIPDYQMAAFLMAVFFRGLNRDETTALTLAMRDSGDVLKFPKDERPIVDKHSTGGIGDKISLPLTPLLACLGFRVPMISGRGLGITGGTLDKLDSIPGFQTLLSTRRIIKIVQQIGGVICGQTERMVPADKKIYALRDATGTVPNLSLITASILSKKLAEQLDALILDVKFGSAAFMPTQAAARQLARAMVALGRQCGVNTRAILTDMNTPIGRSAGNWLEVRESVACLDGQGPADLRLLVLTCAAHLLMQTGRVKTLSRAMRQAESCLDSGAPRRKWDEMLRAQGADLKAFERKLERQSTARIQCVLQSPRAGYVTQCDARIIGEVVRDLGGGRQTQEASINHEVGIDQLAKPGERVEKNGALCRVHAASQRSAEAALTRLPAAFQLAVQRVQPPPLIGETIR; encoded by the coding sequence TTGAACTTCCTCTCGTGCATCGAATCCAAGCGCTCTGGCGAATTACTCTCGTCAAAGCAGATCCAAGCGATCGTCGCCGCCTACACCGCTGGAAAAATTCCCGATTACCAAATGGCCGCTTTTCTCATGGCGGTATTTTTTCGAGGCCTGAATCGGGACGAAACCACCGCGTTGACGCTGGCAATGCGGGATTCGGGTGATGTGCTCAAATTTCCCAAAGACGAACGCCCGATCGTGGACAAACATTCCACCGGCGGGATCGGCGACAAAATTTCCCTGCCCCTGACTCCATTGCTGGCGTGCCTCGGTTTTCGCGTGCCGATGATTTCCGGGCGCGGCCTGGGCATCACCGGCGGCACATTGGACAAGCTGGATTCCATCCCGGGTTTTCAAACGCTGTTGTCCACCCGGCGCATCATCAAAATCGTGCAACAAATCGGCGGGGTGATTTGCGGCCAAACCGAACGCATGGTGCCTGCGGATAAAAAAATCTATGCGCTGCGGGACGCGACCGGCACCGTGCCCAACCTGTCGCTGATTACCGCCTCCATCCTTTCCAAAAAATTGGCGGAACAACTCGACGCTTTAATCCTCGATGTAAAGTTTGGTTCAGCCGCCTTCATGCCGACCCAAGCCGCTGCCCGCCAACTGGCCCGCGCCATGGTCGCGCTGGGCCGACAGTGCGGGGTGAACACGCGGGCCATCCTCACCGACATGAACACGCCCATCGGTCGGTCGGCGGGCAACTGGCTCGAAGTGCGGGAAAGCGTGGCGTGCCTCGATGGACAAGGACCGGCAGACCTGCGTTTGCTCGTGCTCACCTGCGCTGCGCATTTATTGATGCAAACCGGCCGAGTGAAAACATTATCCCGGGCCATGCGCCAAGCGGAATCGTGCCTGGATTCGGGAGCACCCCGACGTAAGTGGGACGAGATGTTGCGAGCGCAAGGGGCCGATTTGAAGGCGTTTGAGCGCAAACTGGAGCGTCAGTCAACCGCCCGGATTCAATGTGTACTCCAATCGCCGCGAGCGGGTTACGTGACGCAATGTGACGCGCGCATCATTGGTGAAGTGGTGCGCGACCTGGGCGGCGGACGACAAACCCAAGAAGCCTCAATCAACCATGAGGTGGGCATTGATCAACTCGCCAAACCGGGTGAACGCGTCGAGAAAAATGGCGCGCTGTGCCGGGTTCACGCGGCCAGTCAGCGCTCGGCTGAAGCGGCTCTAACGCGATTGCCGGCAGCGTTCCAACTGGCTGTACAGCGGGTCCAACCGCCACCCCTGATCGGGGAAACGATTCGCTGA
- a CDS encoding cation-translocating P-type ATPase — protein MTVTSISSSTSLNSGLKTDLQVDGMTCNNCARHVTTALQGVAGVQSARVDLLTNRATVRWTEAQAADSEKLIQAVAAAGYTAAVVAIPTVATQSARATHRVWELNLWLGGVVTAFLMLGEWVFSFGMTRWFAWTSFALAGLVQIFSGAQFYRGAWRQLKIGSSNMDTLVALGSTTAFGYSTWALFHGGGQHLYFMDAAAIITLISIGHWMEARISARATDALKSLLQLAPATARRIKPPRRQSQTAPLQPFELLDLKFQMATDSKTPPPADVAAEEEVPVARLQPGDLVALRPGDSVPVDGVITEGHSTVDEAMLTGESLPVEKTVGTEVFAGTVNQSGRLVMRVTATGERTALAHIIAAVERAQTSRASIQRLGDRVSSIFVPIVVVIALAAGLAWALTPDTMHQITQALSPYLWTAHPPIGLAAGFIIAAAVLIVACPCAMGLATPAAIMASANAAARRGILIRDGVALEKAGRITAIVFDKTGTLTSGELAVVGPWTSNASETSIKQAREIAAALSRSSNHPISKVLKWLSDEAIELKNWQEISGSGVQAERNLESIRLGSLTWLHSHGVNIPENEKWIEQRKDEGATLVGLAKGNSLMGVFALRDFLKDNTSKVVWRLQQQGLKTFLLTGDNPRTARGIAKQVGIAPEHVFAEVRPEQKAEFIKQLQAQGERVAFVGDGINDAPALSQADLGIAVSRASDVAREAADIILLKSEIEAVPEALGLARATLRTIKQNLFWAFFYNCVGIPLAALGFMSPVLCAAAMGFSDVIVIGNALRLKWQFSSDTR, from the coding sequence ATGACGGTCACATCCATTAGTTCCAGCACCTCCTTGAATTCCGGATTGAAAACCGATTTACAAGTGGACGGCATGACGTGCAACAACTGCGCGCGGCATGTGACGACCGCTTTGCAAGGCGTCGCCGGCGTGCAGAGCGCCCGGGTGGATTTGCTCACCAATCGCGCCACCGTGCGTTGGACGGAGGCACAAGCGGCCGATAGTGAAAAATTGATTCAAGCGGTCGCGGCCGCCGGTTACACCGCTGCAGTTGTCGCCATCCCGACCGTCGCGACGCAATCCGCGCGGGCCACGCATCGCGTCTGGGAGCTTAACCTCTGGTTAGGCGGAGTGGTCACCGCGTTCTTGATGTTGGGCGAGTGGGTGTTCTCATTCGGGATGACGCGGTGGTTTGCCTGGACGTCCTTCGCGCTGGCGGGTCTGGTGCAAATTTTTTCTGGCGCGCAATTTTATCGCGGCGCCTGGCGGCAATTGAAGATCGGCAGCTCCAACATGGATACGCTCGTGGCGTTGGGCTCCACCACGGCCTTTGGTTACAGTACCTGGGCCTTGTTCCACGGCGGCGGTCAGCACCTCTACTTCATGGATGCCGCCGCCATCATCACGTTGATCAGCATTGGCCATTGGATGGAAGCACGCATCAGCGCGCGAGCCACCGATGCGCTGAAATCGCTGTTGCAATTGGCGCCCGCGACCGCGCGTCGGATTAAACCACCCCGCCGCCAAAGCCAGACGGCGCCGCTCCAACCTTTCGAGTTGCTCGACCTGAAATTTCAAATGGCGACCGACTCGAAAACCCCGCCGCCCGCCGATGTCGCGGCGGAAGAAGAAGTTCCGGTGGCCCGTTTGCAACCGGGTGATCTGGTCGCGTTGCGCCCGGGCGACAGCGTCCCGGTGGACGGCGTGATTACGGAAGGCCATTCAACAGTGGACGAAGCGATGTTGACCGGAGAATCATTGCCCGTGGAGAAAACGGTGGGCACCGAAGTCTTCGCCGGCACCGTCAATCAGAGTGGTCGTCTGGTCATGCGGGTAACCGCCACTGGCGAACGCACGGCGCTGGCGCACATCATCGCCGCCGTGGAACGTGCGCAGACCAGTCGCGCCAGTATCCAACGCTTGGGCGATCGGGTCAGCAGCATCTTTGTGCCGATTGTAGTGGTGATTGCCTTGGCCGCAGGATTGGCCTGGGCCTTGACGCCCGACACCATGCACCAGATCACTCAGGCGCTGAGTCCTTATTTGTGGACGGCGCATCCGCCCATTGGTCTGGCCGCCGGATTCATCATCGCCGCGGCTGTTTTAATTGTAGCCTGTCCGTGCGCCATGGGCTTGGCCACGCCGGCCGCGATCATGGCCAGCGCCAACGCGGCGGCGCGCCGTGGCATTTTAATTCGCGACGGGGTGGCGTTGGAAAAAGCCGGACGCATCACAGCAATTGTTTTTGATAAGACGGGAACTTTAACTAGCGGTGAACTTGCCGTCGTGGGGCCGTGGACTTCCAATGCGTCTGAAACTTCTATCAAACAAGCACGAGAAATCGCCGCCGCTTTATCGCGTTCGTCGAATCACCCCATTAGTAAAGTGCTTAAATGGTTATCCGATGAAGCGATTGAGTTGAAAAACTGGCAGGAAATTTCCGGTTCGGGAGTTCAAGCGGAACGGAATCTTGAAAGTATTCGACTGGGTTCGTTGACGTGGCTTCATTCACACGGCGTCAACATTCCAGAAAATGAAAAATGGATTGAACAACGGAAAGATGAAGGCGCAACACTTGTTGGTTTGGCAAAAGGGAATTCCTTGATGGGCGTTTTTGCCTTGCGAGATTTTTTGAAAGACAACACGTCAAAAGTTGTTTGGCGATTACAGCAACAAGGATTGAAGACTTTTCTTCTGACAGGAGATAATCCGCGCACTGCTCGTGGAATTGCGAAACAAGTCGGCATCGCGCCGGAACATGTTTTTGCCGAAGTGCGTCCCGAGCAAAAGGCGGAGTTCATCAAACAACTGCAAGCGCAGGGCGAACGCGTGGCCTTTGTCGGCGACGGCATTAATGACGCGCCGGCGTTGTCGCAAGCGGACCTCGGCATCGCGGTGAGTCGGGCGAGCGACGTGGCGCGCGAGGCGGCGGACATCATTTTGCTCAAGTCGGAGATCGAAGCCGTGCCGGAGGCGTTGGGCTTGGCGCGGGCGACGTTGCGGACGATCAAGCAGAACCTGTTTTGGGCGTTTTTCTATAATTGCGTGGGTATTCCGTTGGCGGCGCTGGGGTTTATGAGCCCGGTGCTGTGCGCGGCGGCGATGGGCTTTTCCGACGTTATTGTCATCGGCAACGCGCTGCGCTTGAAGTGGCAGTTCAGCAGTGACACTCGGTAG
- a CDS encoding 2-dehydropantoate 2-reductase: protein MKIAVVGCGAVGSYYGALLSRAGEDVHFLLRSDYSVVRQNGVHIHSPRGDFTARPQAAVAPEEIGPSNLVVIALKTTANAAFARLLPPLVGPQTALLTLQNGLGNEVALAQLFPRNPIFGGLCFVCVNRLAPGVIQHLDHGLIMLGEFQRPSSTRLHEVAAVFQRAEIVCRVADDLARAHWEKLVWNIPFNGLGVASAAGYDALITTTENMAVKQPCRTTDQLLDGGRWEILVRELMLEVIAAANALGHQLEGGLAAKMIERTRTMGAYKASTVLDFEHGRSLELESLFLEPLRQAQAAGVSVPRLTVLCRLLERLNP from the coding sequence ATGAAAATTGCTGTGGTGGGTTGCGGGGCCGTCGGTAGTTATTACGGGGCGTTGCTGAGTCGTGCGGGCGAGGATGTGCATTTCCTGTTGCGCAGCGATTATTCCGTTGTGCGCCAAAACGGCGTCCACATTCACAGTCCGCGCGGAGATTTCACGGCTCGTCCGCAAGCCGCCGTTGCGCCGGAAGAAATCGGCCCCAGCAATCTGGTCGTGATTGCACTCAAGACCACAGCCAATGCCGCGTTTGCCCGCCTCCTGCCCCCGCTCGTTGGGCCTCAAACCGCTCTCCTGACCTTGCAAAATGGATTGGGAAACGAGGTAGCGCTGGCACAGCTTTTTCCCCGGAATCCGATTTTTGGCGGGCTTTGTTTTGTCTGCGTCAATCGCCTTGCGCCCGGAGTGATTCAACATCTTGATCACGGATTGATCATGCTGGGTGAGTTTCAACGACCGTCTTCGACGCGGTTGCATGAAGTCGCGGCGGTGTTCCAGCGCGCGGAAATTGTCTGTCGCGTGGCGGATGATCTGGCTCGCGCACATTGGGAGAAGTTGGTTTGGAATATTCCGTTCAATGGGCTCGGGGTTGCCAGCGCCGCCGGTTATGATGCACTCATCACCACCACCGAAAACATGGCTGTAAAACAACCGTGCCGCACCACGGATCAATTACTGGACGGAGGTCGCTGGGAAATTCTGGTGCGCGAATTGATGTTGGAAGTCATCGCTGCCGCCAACGCACTTGGTCACCAGCTCGAAGGAGGGCTGGCCGCCAAAATGATTGAACGCACCCGCACAATGGGCGCTTACAAAGCTTCCACCGTACTGGATTTTGAACATGGTCGCTCGCTTGAACTGGAGAGTTTGTTCCTCGAACCGCTGCGTCAAGCGCAGGCGGCGGGTGTTTCCGTTCCCAGGCTGACCGTGTTATGCCGCTTACTGGAACGTCTCAATCCATAG
- a CDS encoding immunoglobulin domain-containing protein: MRKIRVVFRTLQIVLQTARRSFLHPSALCGWGCLIAWSLGGIASAQIRDGNINPHNLGRGSWIYILPTAVSGLGGNVPSVNTLSNLMTYLKNQGLQYVIIKAAQADGVFQAGGTTQFTPEVVAAGHAAGLKVFGYLYTTGANVPGEIAMADFIFNQGADGLIYDAESEWETVGGNAAARSALAIQLCSTVRTNWPNKFMGVSTWPYRALHPNLPYKEFAYYCDVIMPQAYWIELGVTPTVCVNRINSEWTSWKNGLSGIWTNAIKPFVMTGQGWSSASGTVTAEQISEFENALRNIANPVSPGGFRAVDYWRAELHPAQVWAAIRTNFLAWPYTNAPLVQYPPVATVQTTTATISWPTDQGSDGVVEYGLTPAYGSAKTNSALAWYHTVSLTGLSPNTTYHYRVHSKGTNNLIGYSANYTFTTAAMAVPDIVIDEDNANNSGGHTVAYTGNWSASTAGAAYLGYFRYASPRYVLGSPDRTARFIPNLPVAGNYNIYASWSASAPGGNRAVNAPFRVYNGSDTTLTRVNEEANGNSFQLIASNRFLPAGTVSYIEVGNDVTQGVGGDIVIADAVKLVYLPPPPTPPAIVTPPQSLTVNQGDTIQFTVSANGTGPLAYQWRHAGADLPGATGASFVKLNAQPVDAGAYQVVITNAFGSISSAPVTLTVQTAPVITVPPQNLTVAVGASATFSVTANGSPSPTYQWRFNDMDIPGATGSSYTKAEVQLADAGDYTVVISNIVATILSEAATLTVTPAAPQIDSIVLLPSGQAQLLISGGPGQFVIEQSTFLTNWTPVLTTNLGGPSFQFTDPESNQPLRFYRAVRLVP; the protein is encoded by the coding sequence ATGCGGAAAATCAGAGTGGTGTTTCGGACCCTGCAGATCGTTCTTCAAACTGCGCGCCGCAGTTTTCTCCACCCCAGCGCGCTCTGTGGTTGGGGTTGTTTGATCGCCTGGAGTCTCGGCGGCATTGCTTCCGCGCAGATTCGCGATGGTAATATCAATCCGCATAACCTGGGGCGTGGCTCATGGATTTACATTCTGCCCACAGCCGTCAGCGGCCTGGGTGGAAACGTGCCGTCCGTCAACACGTTGTCCAACTTGATGACCTACCTGAAGAATCAAGGGTTGCAATATGTCATCATCAAGGCGGCGCAGGCCGATGGCGTTTTCCAGGCCGGCGGCACGACTCAATTCACTCCGGAAGTCGTGGCGGCCGGACACGCGGCGGGATTGAAGGTGTTCGGTTATCTGTACACCACCGGCGCGAATGTCCCGGGCGAAATTGCCATGGCGGATTTTATTTTTAATCAGGGCGCCGACGGTTTGATTTACGACGCGGAATCCGAATGGGAAACAGTGGGCGGCAACGCGGCGGCGCGTTCCGCATTGGCCATCCAGCTTTGTAGCACGGTGCGCACGAACTGGCCGAATAAATTCATGGGCGTCTCCACCTGGCCGTATCGCGCGCTGCATCCCAATCTGCCTTACAAGGAGTTTGCGTATTACTGCGACGTCATCATGCCGCAGGCGTACTGGATTGAGCTGGGCGTTACGCCCACCGTATGCGTCAACCGTATCAATAGCGAGTGGACCAGTTGGAAAAATGGCTTGAGCGGAATCTGGACGAACGCGATCAAACCATTCGTCATGACCGGCCAGGGCTGGAGTTCAGCCAGTGGCACCGTAACCGCCGAGCAAATCAGCGAATTTGAAAACGCGTTGCGAAACATCGCCAACCCGGTGTCGCCCGGCGGATTCCGCGCCGTGGATTATTGGCGCGCGGAATTGCATCCCGCCCAAGTCTGGGCCGCCATTCGCACCAATTTTCTGGCCTGGCCTTACACCAACGCGCCCTTGGTGCAATACCCGCCAGTCGCAACCGTTCAAACCACCACCGCCACCATTTCCTGGCCGACCGATCAAGGGTCCGATGGCGTCGTTGAATATGGTTTAACGCCGGCTTACGGTTCAGCAAAAACGAACAGTGCGCTGGCCTGGTACCACACGGTAAGTCTGACGGGATTAAGCCCGAATACCACCTATCACTATCGTGTTCACTCGAAAGGCACGAACAACCTGATCGGTTACTCGGCAAATTACACCTTCACCACGGCCGCCATGGCGGTGCCCGACATTGTGATTGATGAGGACAACGCCAACAACTCCGGCGGCCACACGGTCGCGTACACCGGCAACTGGAGTGCGTCCACCGCCGGCGCGGCTTACCTGGGTTACTTCCGCTATGCCAGTCCGAGGTACGTCCTGGGCAGTCCGGATCGTACGGCGCGCTTCATTCCGAACCTACCCGTGGCGGGTAATTACAACATCTACGCCTCGTGGTCGGCGTCCGCGCCGGGGGGCAACCGCGCCGTGAACGCACCGTTCCGCGTTTACAACGGCAGCGACACCACTCTGACTCGCGTGAATGAAGAAGCCAATGGCAACTCGTTCCAGTTGATCGCCAGCAACCGCTTTCTGCCGGCGGGAACCGTCAGCTACATCGAAGTCGGCAACGACGTGACGCAAGGCGTCGGCGGTGACATCGTCATTGCCGACGCGGTAAAGTTGGTTTACCTGCCGCCACCACCCACCCCGCCCGCCATCGTCACGCCGCCGCAGAGCTTGACGGTAAACCAGGGCGACACGATTCAATTCACCGTGTCCGCCAATGGCACCGGTCCGCTGGCCTATCAATGGCGTCATGCGGGCGCCGATTTGCCCGGCGCGACCGGCGCTTCGTTCGTCAAGTTGAACGCGCAACCGGTGGATGCCGGCGCTTATCAGGTCGTCATTACGAATGCCTTCGGTTCGATCAGCAGCGCGCCCGTGACGCTCACCGTTCAAACCGCGCCCGTCATTACCGTGCCACCGCAAAACCTGACGGTGGCTGTCGGCGCCTCCGCCACATTCAGTGTGACCGCCAACGGTTCGCCATCACCCACGTATCAATGGCGGTTTAACGACATGGACATTCCCGGCGCCACCGGATCGAGTTATACCAAGGCCGAAGTTCAACTTGCCGATGCGGGTGATTATACCGTCGTGATCTCGAATATCGTGGCGACCATCCTGAGTGAAGCGGCGACCTTGACCGTTACGCCCGCCGCGCCGCAGATTGATTCGATCGTTCTATTACCGAGCGGACAGGCGCAGTTATTGATCAGCGGCGGCCCGGGACAATTTGTGATTGAACAATCCACGTTCCTCACGAATTGGACGCCGGTGCTGACGACCAACCTCGGTGGTCCGAGCTTCCAATTCACGGACCCGGAAAGCAACCAACCGCTGCGTTTCTATCGGGCCGTGCGCTTGGTCCCGTGA